From a single Osmerus eperlanus chromosome 8, fOsmEpe2.1, whole genome shotgun sequence genomic region:
- the bmf2 gene encoding BCL2 modifying factor 2 has translation MGDEEKGMSRPISQRWGTPFRDVKYEDPASDATRSQGQNNNTLSCGLQAQPLRLFHAGFRPHFPARFEPMEDRGERRNPGPEDEEDEEQDRREAEEEEHWRAERPEEQAGISTEARIGRKLREIGDQFDQDHLHQFLRHQRDQLPIWMRLTMAFYGFLFQREAPVPPQLRGGER, from the exons ATGGGCGATGAGGAGAAGGGCATGTCGCGGCCCATCTCACAGCGCTGGGGAACGCCCTTCAGGGACGTCAAGTACGAAGACCCCGCCTCCGACGCCACAAGGTCACAAGGCCAGAACAACAACACGCTGTCCTGTGGTCTGCAGGCCCAGCCTCTCAGGCTCTTCCAcg CTGGCTTCCGCCCCCACTTCCCTGCTCGGTTTGAGCCTATGGAGGaccggggggagaggaggaacccAGGcccagaggacgaggaggacgaggagcagGATCGGAGGgaggccgaggaggaggagcactGGAGGGCAGAAAGGCCGGAGGAGCAGGCGGGGATAAGCACGGAGGCAAGGATAGGCCGCAAGCTCCGGGAGATCGGAGACCAGTTCGACCAGGACCACCTTCACCAg ttccTGAGGCATCAGAGGGACCAGCTGCCCATCTGGATGCGTCTCACCATGGCCTTCTACGGGTTCCTGTTCCAGAGAGAGGCCCCTGTACCCCCCCAgctcagaggaggggagagatga